In Nostoc sp. GT001, a genomic segment contains:
- a CDS encoding (Fe-S)-binding protein translates to MQVSKNSVNNTASLKNLKGFDESHPPDPKLIDSCVHCGFCLSTCPSYRVLGKEMDSPRGRIYLMDAINEGEIALNTATVEHFDSCLGCLACVSTCPSGVQYDKLISATRHQVERNYPRSLPDQFFRQLIFSLFPYPHLLRVLLVPLLVYQKLGFAKLFRATGLLNKISPRLAAMESILPEITLKSFQDNLPSVIPAKGEKRYRVGVILGCVQRLFFSPVNEATVRVLTANGCEVVIPKSQGCCAALPEHQGQTEQAKALARQMIDSFAKTDVDFVIINAAGCGHTLKEYGHILEDDLEYREKAKDFAAKVKDAQEFLATVGLTAKLSPLTDKPLNLVYQDACHLLHGQKISVQPRQVLRQIPGVKLREPIDAALCCGSAGVYNMLQPEVSEELGRQKVENLLNTGAELIASANPGCTLQITKHLQLQGKKISVIHPMELLDYSIRGEKLKL, encoded by the coding sequence ATGCAAGTTTCAAAAAATTCTGTTAATAATACGGCTAGTTTAAAGAATTTGAAGGGATTTGATGAGAGTCATCCGCCTGATCCGAAGTTAATTGATAGTTGTGTACATTGTGGATTTTGTCTTTCGACTTGTCCCAGTTATCGGGTGCTGGGTAAGGAGATGGATTCTCCTAGAGGACGCATCTATTTAATGGATGCAATTAATGAGGGTGAAATTGCCCTCAATACGGCAACAGTAGAACATTTTGATTCTTGTTTGGGATGTCTTGCTTGTGTGAGTACTTGTCCTTCGGGGGTGCAGTATGACAAGTTAATTTCTGCAACTCGTCATCAAGTTGAACGAAATTATCCCCGCAGTTTACCAGATCAGTTTTTTCGTCAACTGATATTTTCTCTGTTTCCTTATCCCCATCTTTTACGGGTTTTATTAGTTCCATTATTGGTTTATCAAAAGTTAGGATTTGCTAAGTTATTTCGGGCTACGGGTTTACTGAATAAAATATCGCCCCGTTTGGCAGCAATGGAATCAATTCTGCCAGAAATTACTCTTAAATCTTTTCAAGATAATTTGCCTAGTGTGATTCCTGCTAAAGGTGAAAAGCGGTATCGAGTTGGGGTAATTTTGGGTTGCGTCCAACGGCTGTTTTTCTCACCTGTAAATGAAGCCACAGTGCGCGTTTTAACAGCGAATGGTTGTGAAGTTGTGATTCCCAAATCTCAAGGTTGTTGTGCGGCGCTTCCCGAACACCAAGGACAAACAGAACAGGCAAAAGCTTTAGCAAGGCAGATGATTGATAGTTTTGCCAAGACGGATGTCGATTTTGTAATTATCAATGCTGCTGGTTGCGGTCATACTTTGAAAGAGTACGGTCACATTTTAGAAGACGACCTCGAATATCGGGAAAAGGCAAAGGATTTTGCAGCTAAAGTTAAAGATGCTCAAGAATTTTTGGCAACTGTTGGATTAACAGCGAAACTTTCACCACTGACTGATAAACCATTGAATTTAGTTTATCAAGATGCTTGCCATTTATTACATGGGCAAAAGATTAGCGTCCAACCACGTCAGGTGTTGCGACAAATTCCAGGGGTGAAGTTAAGAGAACCAATAGATGCAGCTTTATGTTGTGGCAGTGCTGGGGTTTATAATATGTTGCAACCAGAAGTGTCTGAAGAATTGGGTCGGCAAAAAGTAGAGAATTTGTTGAATACTGGTGCTGAGTTAATTGCTTCTGCTAATCCTGGATGTACTTTGCAAATTACTAAACATTTGCAGTTGCAAGGTAAGAAGATTTCAGTTATTCACCCGATGGAGTTGTTAGATTATTCGATTCGCGGTGAGAAGTTGAAATTGTAG
- a CDS encoding FAD-binding oxidoreductase — MKAMSNDKPQGVCASELASIVGEENAICLWENIELSQQKRIQQAIASGNSPSCIVYPSSQEQLAAVITTAHANNWRVLPCGSGSKLSWGGLAKSIDVVVSTERINQLIEHAVGDLTVTVEAGMKFSDLQALLAKSRQFLALDPTAPESATIGGIVATGDTGSLRQRYGSVRDQLLGITFVRADGEIAKAGGRVVKNVAGYDLMKLLTGSYGTLGFISQLTFRLYPLAEASGTVLLTGKAEAVSQAADILRGSALTPVQADLLSAKLVSSLGLGEGLGLIARFQSISESVKEQSNRVLEVGQKLGLNGAIFADGDEANLWQRLQERIHTTATESVISCKIGVLPTAAVEILTQVELGLIHISSGLGLLQLESKNQVLKIRDELGSAGSNRTQANQGFLTILSAPVGVKEQIDVWGYTGNALPLMRRIKEQFDSKNILSPGRFVGGI; from the coding sequence ATGAAAGCGATGTCTAACGACAAGCCGCAAGGCGTCTGCGCTTCTGAACTTGCATCTATCGTCGGTGAAGAAAATGCTATTTGCCTTTGGGAAAATATCGAACTCAGTCAGCAAAAACGTATCCAACAGGCTATAGCTTCTGGAAATTCACCCAGTTGTATTGTCTATCCCAGCAGCCAAGAACAGCTAGCCGCAGTCATTACCACGGCTCACGCAAATAACTGGCGTGTCCTTCCCTGTGGTAGTGGCAGTAAACTTAGCTGGGGTGGTTTAGCGAAAAGCATTGATGTTGTAGTTAGTACAGAACGCATCAACCAATTGATTGAACACGCTGTTGGCGATTTGACTGTCACCGTAGAAGCTGGGATGAAGTTCTCCGATTTGCAAGCACTTTTGGCAAAATCGCGGCAATTTCTCGCCCTTGACCCCACAGCACCAGAGTCGGCAACCATTGGCGGTATTGTTGCCACAGGTGATACAGGTTCTCTGCGGCAACGCTATGGTAGTGTGCGCGACCAGTTATTAGGTATTACCTTTGTCCGTGCTGATGGAGAAATCGCCAAAGCTGGGGGAAGAGTAGTTAAAAACGTCGCCGGATATGACTTGATGAAGTTGCTTACGGGGTCTTATGGGACATTAGGCTTTATTAGTCAACTAACCTTTCGCCTGTATCCGTTAGCCGAGGCATCAGGGACGGTGCTACTAACTGGTAAAGCTGAGGCTGTATCTCAAGCGGCTGATATCCTTCGAGGTTCGGCGTTAACACCAGTTCAGGCTGATTTGCTATCAGCTAAATTGGTGTCTAGTTTAGGATTGGGTGAAGGGCTGGGATTAATTGCTCGGTTTCAAAGTATTAGTGAGAGTGTTAAAGAACAATCAAACCGAGTTTTGGAAGTTGGGCAAAAGTTAGGGTTAAATGGAGCAATTTTTGCCGATGGTGACGAAGCTAATCTATGGCAGAGATTGCAAGAACGAATCCATACTACTGCTACAGAATCGGTAATTAGCTGCAAAATAGGAGTGTTACCTACTGCTGCTGTGGAGATTTTAACTCAAGTGGAGTTGGGTTTAATTCATATTAGTAGTGGTTTAGGTTTGTTACAATTAGAGAGTAAAAATCAAGTTTTGAAAATCCGCGATGAGTTAGGCTCTGCTGGAAGCAATCGCACTCAAGCTAATCAAGGTTTTTTAACAATTCTGTCAGCACCAGTTGGGGTTAAAGAACAAATAGATGTTTGGGGTTATACGGGGAATGCTTTGCCGTTGATGCGCCGTATTAAGGAACAGTTTGATAGTAAGAATATTTTAAGTCCTGGTCGCTTTGTGGGTGGGATTTAG
- the ssuE gene encoding NADPH-dependent FMN reductase, whose translation MTNILAIAGSPTHPSRTYGLVEYTAKLLQQEGLHVDIISVRDLPAEDLVFGRYDSPALEQPKALLAKADGVIIATPIYKAAYTGVLKTFLDLLPQKSLTGKPVLPIALGGTIAHLLAIEYALKPVLSELGARHILATIYAVDKQIQRQADNSVLLDEEIEQRLKDVLKEFVKAVEYDAAAPQELVHAN comes from the coding sequence ATGACAAATATTCTAGCGATCGCAGGTAGTCCAACCCATCCATCTAGAACCTATGGTTTGGTCGAGTACACTGCCAAGCTTTTACAACAAGAAGGCTTGCATGTAGATATTATTTCAGTTCGGGATTTGCCTGCTGAAGATTTAGTTTTTGGACGATACGACAGCCCTGCATTAGAACAGCCGAAAGCTTTATTAGCAAAGGCAGATGGTGTGATTATTGCCACCCCAATTTACAAAGCAGCTTATACAGGAGTGCTAAAAACATTTCTAGATTTGCTACCACAAAAATCATTAACAGGTAAACCCGTGTTACCAATTGCTTTGGGTGGAACAATCGCTCATTTATTGGCAATTGAATATGCCCTAAAACCTGTGTTATCTGAATTAGGAGCGCGGCATATCCTAGCTACTATTTATGCGGTAGACAAACAAATTCAACGCCAAGCTGATAATAGTGTCTTGTTAGATGAGGAAATTGAGCAAAGACTCAAAGACGTTCTCAAGGAATTTGTGAAAGCTGTAGAATATGATGCCGCAGCGCCTCAAGAATTGGTTCATGCCAATTAA
- a CDS encoding carbonic anhydrase, which produces MLHQQIDQKISEKEACVLRRQLGIPNNKRLWVLACMDERLPVEKALGIGEGDAHIFRNAGGLVTDDAIRSAMLTTQFFGTKEIIVINHTECGMMTASVMNTKTTKHTEPVLEIGSLIE; this is translated from the coding sequence ATGCTGCACCAACAAATCGACCAAAAAATCTCAGAAAAAGAAGCGTGTGTATTGCGTCGTCAGTTGGGAATACCTAACAATAAACGCTTGTGGGTGCTAGCTTGCATGGATGAACGTTTACCAGTGGAGAAAGCATTAGGAATTGGTGAAGGAGATGCTCATATTTTCCGTAATGCTGGGGGGTTAGTGACGGATGATGCAATTCGATCAGCGATGTTAACTACACAGTTTTTTGGCACAAAAGAAATCATCGTTATTAATCATACCGAATGTGGCATGATGACAGCATCAGTTATGAATACCAAAACCACAAAACATACTGAACCCGTTTTAGAAATTGGGAGTTTAATTGAATGA
- the ssuD gene encoding FMNH2-dependent alkanesulfonate monooxygenase, translating into MQLLWFIPTHGDGRYLATATGGRAVGFPYLRQIAQAVDDLGYTGALLPTGRSCEDAWIVASTLVSLTRQMRFLVAIRPGLVSPGVAARMAATFDRLSGGRLLINVVTGGDPVELAGDGLHLDHDRRYELTDEFLTVWRAIASGEQANLQGDYLNIQDGKLLFPPVQKPYPPLWFGGSSPVAQKIAAKHVDVYLTWGEPPAQVAEKIAAVRRLAEAEGRTLRFGIRLHVIVRETESEAWDAANQLIKYVDDEAIAKAQKAYARMDSVGQQRMTQLHHGNREALEISPNLWAGVGLVRGGAGTALVGDPQTVAARILEYGDLGIESFILSGYPHLEEAYRVAELLFPHLPLENLPTMEKQHVLSPFGEIVANEDFPKQKLQERATSIS; encoded by the coding sequence ATGCAGCTACTATGGTTCATCCCAACTCATGGCGACGGACGTTACCTTGCAACTGCTACAGGCGGACGGGCAGTAGGCTTTCCTTATCTGCGGCAGATTGCCCAAGCGGTGGATGACCTTGGTTATACAGGGGCATTGCTGCCTACAGGCCGCTCTTGCGAAGATGCTTGGATTGTCGCGTCAACCTTGGTATCACTAACCCGACAGATGCGTTTTTTGGTGGCAATTCGTCCCGGCTTGGTATCACCTGGAGTAGCAGCACGGATGGCGGCAACTTTTGATCGCCTCTCTGGAGGACGCTTGCTGATTAATGTCGTGACCGGTGGCGATCCCGTGGAGTTAGCGGGAGATGGCTTGCATTTGGATCACGATCGCCGCTATGAATTAACAGATGAATTTTTGACAGTATGGCGAGCGATCGCTAGTGGAGAACAAGCCAATCTTCAGGGTGATTATCTCAATATTCAAGATGGTAAACTGCTTTTTCCACCTGTTCAAAAGCCATATCCGCCCTTGTGGTTTGGCGGTTCCTCTCCTGTTGCTCAAAAAATTGCTGCCAAGCATGTAGATGTTTATCTAACTTGGGGCGAACCACCGGCACAAGTAGCCGAGAAGATTGCAGCAGTTCGCAGACTTGCAGAAGCAGAAGGCCGGACTTTGCGGTTTGGAATTCGCCTACATGTGATTGTGCGCGAAACCGAGAGTGAAGCTTGGGATGCGGCGAATCAATTGATTAAGTATGTGGATGATGAGGCGATCGCTAAAGCCCAAAAAGCTTACGCCCGGATGGATTCAGTTGGGCAACAGCGAATGACTCAATTACACCACGGTAATCGTGAGGCATTAGAGATTAGCCCGAACCTGTGGGCGGGAGTCGGTTTAGTGCGGGGTGGTGCAGGAACAGCCTTAGTCGGCGATCCCCAAACCGTAGCTGCCAGGATATTAGAATATGGAGATTTAGGTATTGAGTCCTTTATCCTCTCTGGCTATCCCCACCTAGAGGAAGCTTATCGAGTTGCAGAACTTCTATTTCCCCATTTGCCATTAGAAAATTTACCCACAATGGAGAAGCAACACGTCTTAAGTCCATTCGGCGAGATTGTGGCAAATGAAGATTTCCCTAAGCAAAAGCTTCAAGAAAGAGCAACGTCCATATCCTAG
- a CDS encoding MgtC/SapB family protein, with amino-acid sequence MGPMFISANDWPHIAFRLSLALLVGCLIGFNRQQGGRPAGMRTFMLVSMGAALFVMIPLQAEGESPYAATNALSRTIQGVATGVGFLGAGLILQESPRKSATPKVKGLTTAACVWTAAGLGAAIGCGLWQMGLLGGLLTLITLSGVKRLNRAFVFMTSHGKHGTTQHFTTSDEDDD; translated from the coding sequence ATGGGGCCGATGTTTATTAGTGCCAACGATTGGCCACATATAGCGTTTAGATTGTCTTTGGCACTCCTGGTTGGTTGCTTGATTGGATTTAACCGTCAGCAAGGAGGTAGACCAGCAGGGATGAGAACGTTCATGCTCGTGAGTATGGGAGCAGCATTATTTGTGATGATTCCTTTGCAGGCTGAGGGCGAGAGTCCTTATGCTGCTACCAATGCACTGAGTCGCACAATTCAAGGTGTAGCTACCGGGGTTGGATTTCTCGGAGCCGGACTGATTTTACAAGAGTCTCCGAGAAAATCTGCAACACCAAAAGTAAAGGGTTTAACTACAGCCGCCTGTGTCTGGACTGCTGCTGGCTTGGGGGCTGCAATTGGTTGTGGTCTATGGCAAATGGGATTATTGGGAGGCTTACTGACTCTGATTACCCTCAGTGGGGTAAAGCGGCTCAATCGCGCATTTGTATTTATGACGAGTCATGGTAAACACGGGACTACTCAGCATTTCACCACCTCTGATGAAGATGATGATTGA
- the msrB gene encoding peptide-methionine (R)-S-oxide reductase MsrB encodes MDKRYFLQAGAVIVGTALLSRYINWGSQAMTTSQSGFEVTKPESEWRTILTPEQFNVLRKHGTERPYTSPLDKEYDKGTYYCAACELPLFTSDTKFNSGTGWPSFFNPIEGAIATTVDKSLFMTRTEVHCSRCGGHLGHVFDDGPAPTGKRYCMNGVSLKFTPA; translated from the coding sequence ATGGACAAACGCTATTTTTTACAGGCTGGTGCAGTCATAGTCGGCACAGCATTGTTATCAAGGTATATCAATTGGGGGTCACAAGCAATGACAACTTCTCAGAGTGGATTTGAAGTTACCAAACCAGAGTCAGAATGGCGCACAATTTTAACGCCAGAACAGTTTAATGTATTGCGTAAACATGGGACTGAACGCCCTTACACCAGTCCATTGGATAAGGAATACGACAAGGGTACTTATTATTGTGCTGCGTGTGAACTACCACTGTTTACATCTGACACCAAATTTAACAGTGGTACTGGCTGGCCTAGCTTCTTTAATCCAATTGAAGGTGCGATCGCCACTACTGTAGATAAGTCGTTGTTTATGACCAGAACTGAAGTGCATTGTAGTCGCTGTGGTGGTCATCTGGGTCATGTTTTTGATGATGGTCCTGCACCCACTGGTAAGCGCTATTGTATGAACGGTGTTTCGCTGAAGTTTACTCCTGCTTGA
- a CDS encoding MBL fold metallo-hydrolase, with amino-acid sequence MKSLHRPDLYSWSNFNPARNIDFNGIAWIRPDGNILIDPVALSNHDWNHLKSLGGVVWIVLTNSEHVRASKEIADQTYAKIAGPIAEKDTFPIPCDRWLSDGEEFVPGLEVIELNGSKTPGELALLLEETTLITGDLVRARKAGSLTILPDDKLLNREEAVASVRRLAQLSRVEAVLVGDGWPVFRDGRDRLKDLVATL; translated from the coding sequence ATGAAATCTTTGCACCGTCCCGATCTGTATAGCTGGTCTAATTTCAATCCGGCAAGAAATATTGATTTCAATGGGATTGCCTGGATTCGCCCAGATGGCAACATCTTGATTGACCCAGTAGCCCTATCAAACCATGATTGGAATCATCTAAAATCCCTCGGCGGTGTGGTTTGGATTGTGCTGACGAATTCTGAGCATGTCAGAGCAAGTAAAGAAATTGCCGATCAAACTTATGCCAAGATTGCTGGCCCCATTGCAGAAAAAGACACTTTTCCTATACCTTGCGATCGCTGGCTATCTGATGGTGAAGAATTTGTGCCAGGACTGGAGGTGATTGAACTCAATGGTTCTAAAACTCCCGGTGAGTTGGCTTTGTTACTGGAAGAGACAACTTTAATTACAGGGGATTTAGTCCGGGCACGTAAAGCAGGTAGCTTAACGATTTTACCAGATGACAAACTGCTGAATCGAGAAGAGGCTGTAGCTTCTGTTCGCAGGTTGGCTCAACTAAGTCGGGTAGAAGCAGTGTTGGTGGGGGATGGTTGGCCAGTCTTTCGAGATGGACGCGATCGCTTAAAGGATCTGGTAGCAACGCTGTAA
- a CDS encoding aminotransferase class I/II-fold pyridoxal phosphate-dependent enzyme, giving the protein MVVSKIGRQKISAKAEQFTESVIREMTRVALQHDAVNLAQGFPDFPCPLELKQAAYQAIEADVNQYAITWGDRPFRHAIANKVRWYLGLDINPETQITVTCGSTEAMASVMLATVNPGDEVIVFEPYYENYGPDAILAGAIPRYVTLHPPHWTFDESQLRQAFNANTKAIIINTPHNPTGKVFTREELTLIAELCQKWDVLAFTDEIYEHILYDGTQHIALATLPGMEERTVTINGLSKTYSVTGWRVGYILANPELTGAIRKVHDFLTVGAPAPLQRAGVAAMQLPPSYYQELAKLYHQKRDSILQILDQVGIPYFVPKGAYYVLADISKFGYKTDVEFTYHLIKNIGVAVVPGSSFFSQPEKGHSLIRFCFSKRPETLKAASDRLLKLESNL; this is encoded by the coding sequence ATGGTGGTGAGTAAGATTGGGCGGCAAAAGATATCAGCGAAGGCAGAACAGTTTACAGAGTCGGTGATTCGAGAAATGACGCGGGTAGCACTGCAACATGATGCAGTGAATCTAGCGCAGGGTTTCCCTGATTTTCCCTGTCCACTAGAATTGAAACAGGCAGCATATCAGGCGATAGAGGCAGATGTTAATCAGTATGCCATTACTTGGGGCGATCGCCCATTTCGTCATGCGATCGCTAATAAAGTCCGTTGGTATCTCGGCTTAGATATCAATCCCGAAACCCAAATCACCGTTACCTGTGGTTCTACAGAAGCAATGGCATCTGTGATGCTAGCGACAGTCAATCCGGGTGACGAAGTAATTGTATTTGAGCCATATTATGAAAACTACGGCCCCGATGCGATTTTAGCTGGTGCTATACCCCGCTACGTGACACTGCATCCTCCTCATTGGACATTTGATGAATCACAGTTGCGTCAAGCTTTCAATGCCAATACCAAAGCGATTATTATCAACACACCCCATAACCCCACAGGTAAAGTCTTTACCCGTGAAGAACTCACCCTAATTGCTGAACTTTGTCAAAAATGGGATGTGTTAGCGTTCACTGATGAAATTTATGAACATATTCTCTATGATGGCACTCAACATATTGCCCTAGCGACTCTTCCTGGAATGGAAGAACGTACCGTTACTATTAATGGTTTATCCAAAACTTACAGCGTCACTGGATGGCGAGTCGGCTACATTCTAGCAAACCCTGAATTGACAGGAGCAATTCGCAAAGTTCATGATTTTCTCACCGTTGGCGCACCTGCACCATTGCAACGAGCCGGAGTTGCCGCCATGCAATTGCCACCATCCTATTATCAAGAACTAGCGAAACTTTATCACCAGAAGCGAGACAGCATTTTACAAATTCTAGACCAAGTTGGGATTCCCTATTTCGTTCCCAAAGGAGCCTATTACGTTCTTGCAGATATTTCCAAATTTGGCTATAAAACAGATGTTGAATTCACTTACCATCTGATTAAAAATATTGGTGTCGCTGTAGTTCCCGGTTCCAGCTTTTTTAGCCAACCAGAAAAAGGACATTCATTGATCAGATTTTGCTTTAGCAAAAGACCTGAGACATTAAAAGCAGCTAGCGATCGCTTACTCAAATTAGAATCAAATCTATAA
- a CDS encoding four-helix bundle copper-binding protein, producing the protein MMMMMNETMTPEMQTCMDVCMDCHKMCMETMTHCMSKGGQHMDKNMMSMMSMMRDCSEMCMMCMNMMMSGSEFMERTCMLCAEMCDRTAMACEMMSDDAKMMECAAACRKCAESCRSMHMMPA; encoded by the coding sequence ATGATGATGATGATGAATGAAACCATGACTCCAGAAATGCAGACTTGCATGGATGTTTGTATGGATTGTCATAAAATGTGCATGGAAACCATGACTCATTGCATGAGTAAAGGTGGTCAGCACATGGACAAGAATATGATGAGCATGATGAGTATGATGCGCGATTGCTCTGAAATGTGCATGATGTGCATGAATATGATGATGAGCGGTTCTGAGTTCATGGAACGCACTTGTATGCTTTGCGCGGAAATGTGCGATCGCACAGCAATGGCGTGTGAGATGATGAGCGATGACGCCAAAATGATGGAATGTGCTGCCGCTTGCCGTAAGTGTGCAGAGTCTTGCAGAAGTATGCACATGATGCCCGCATAA
- a CDS encoding patatin-like phospholipase family protein, translating to MSKTFKILSLDGGGIRGVISATILKKIETTLKEKKNGQKLHEYFDLIAGTSTGSILAAGIACQMEAQQLINVYKEQGKDIFLESVRQQRKWRWLSQILGGYVLYPHERGEQGLAQVLKRNLIHQGKCPTIADIKQPNLLILAYDVLSRNTTWFANDDDKEWYYKNKTELWKICTASAPTFFPPYELRRNSEEFLPHIDGGVAANNPELAAIAHALSMQINDQGKTRPKIEEIAVLSIGTGRTTRPYEYSEIKKWGLLDWAKNIPNIFLDPSAENSNYISRRIFNSIGSENYLRLDFDLNEQFEPRQSGRPKKKLKKPYNKYVLKKDDKNYKCITEEMDNPEKCQDLIEAAECYLEYGEVAFKKQNIEVRSAIEQFIESH from the coding sequence ATGTCAAAGACGTTTAAAATTCTCAGCTTAGATGGGGGTGGCATCCGTGGAGTTATATCCGCAACAATTTTAAAGAAGATAGAGACAACACTGAAAGAAAAGAAAAATGGGCAGAAATTACATGAATATTTCGACTTGATTGCTGGGACATCCACTGGTTCAATTCTGGCTGCGGGAATTGCCTGTCAGATGGAAGCTCAACAACTGATTAACGTCTACAAAGAACAAGGAAAAGATATCTTCCTAGAGTCGGTACGTCAGCAGCGAAAATGGCGGTGGTTGAGTCAAATTCTCGGAGGTTATGTGTTATATCCCCACGAGCGGGGAGAACAGGGGTTGGCTCAGGTCTTAAAAAGAAACTTAATTCATCAGGGAAAATGCCCGACAATTGCAGATATCAAGCAGCCAAATCTCTTGATCCTTGCGTATGACGTTTTATCCCGAAACACAACGTGGTTTGCGAATGACGACGATAAAGAATGGTACTATAAGAACAAGACTGAACTATGGAAAATATGCACAGCTTCAGCACCAACATTTTTCCCTCCTTACGAACTCCGCCGCAACTCCGAGGAGTTTCTTCCGCACATTGATGGTGGAGTAGCGGCTAATAACCCAGAGTTGGCTGCGATCGCCCATGCTTTATCTATGCAAATAAATGACCAAGGTAAAACCAGACCCAAGATAGAGGAAATTGCTGTTCTCTCCATTGGAACTGGTCGAACAACTCGTCCATATGAATATTCCGAGATCAAAAAATGGGGACTCCTGGATTGGGCAAAGAATATACCAAATATTTTCCTAGACCCTTCTGCGGAAAATTCCAACTATATTTCTCGACGCATATTTAATAGCATAGGTAGTGAAAATTATCTGCGTTTGGATTTCGATCTAAACGAACAGTTTGAACCAAGACAATCAGGTAGACCGAAGAAAAAGTTAAAGAAGCCCTATAATAAGTACGTTTTAAAAAAGGACGACAAGAATTATAAATGCATCACCGAAGAGATGGACAATCCCGAAAAATGTCAAGACCTGATAGAGGCAGCTGAATGCTATCTTGAGTACGGAGAAGTTGCCTTTAAAAAGCAAAACATTGAAGTTCGGTCTGCAATTGAACAGTTTATCGAGTCTCATTAA